The following are encoded in a window of Oncorhynchus mykiss isolate Arlee chromosome 11, USDA_OmykA_1.1, whole genome shotgun sequence genomic DNA:
- the LOC110535639 gene encoding ubiquitin thioesterase otulin: MKRKRRKKNAAVTEAMGGEEDPKEEAHQGPSTLADVREEYRPAVEDLGVSEEEDLYRGAEDLPQGPVKHAGPEALFESTLPKAEDRCSLEPMLDILFYSESEWKGNTTKSTLIRKGYTKLSQRFESLRRVRGDNYCALRATLFQVLSTSTQPPVWLQVEHISTWAEELEAREGLIGQWMFPSECRQGDGSEDAVQQLKRYMELLQNRWQAAVGCSSMEERQRLCERVFQGGEEELGLLEALKLLMLVRASEFHTTMQEGGDVPVFCWLLYARDSSDCPRTFLSNHLSRVGFSGGLEQVEMFLLGYALQCTIQVYRLYMTDTEEFVTYYPDDHKEDWPCVCLVTEDDRHYNVPVGQHNGLQVPEDVPPDCLDSKSQADCH; the protein is encoded by the exons ATGAAAAGGAAAAGGAGAAAGAAGAATGCTGCTGTAACAGAGGCcatgggaggggaggaggacccAAAAGAAGAGGCCCACCAGGGGCCTAGCACCTTAGCTGATGTGAGGGAGGAATATCGTCCAGCTGTGGAGGATCTGGGAGTTAG TGAGGAGGAAGACCTGTATCGAGGAGCTGAAGATCTCCCCCAAGGGCCAGTCAAACATGCAGGACCGGAGGCACTGTTTGAAAGCACAC TTCCGAAGGCTGAGGACCGATGCAGTCTGGAGCCGATGCTGGATATTCTGTTCTACAGTGAGAGTGAGTGGAAGGGAAACACTACCAAAAGTACCCTTATTAGAAAG GGTTACACTAAGCTGTCTCAGAGGTTTGAGAGCCTGAGACGGGTGAGAGGCGATAACTACTGTGCCCTCCGAGCCACTCTTTTCCAGGTGCTCTCCACCAGCACCCAGCCTCCTGTCTGGCTGCAGGTCGAACACATCTCCACG TGGGCGGAGGAGCTGGAGGCACGTGAGGGGCTGATTGGCCAGTGGATGTTCCCCTCGGAGTGCAGACAGGGGGATGGGAGCGAAGACGCCGTCCAACAGCTCAAACGCTATATGGAACTCCTCCAGAACAGG TGGCAGGCGGCGGTGGGCTGCTCCAGCATGGAGGAGAGACAGCGGTTGTGTGAGCGTGTGTtccagggaggggaggaggaactGGGGCTGCTGGAGGCCCTGAAGCTCCTCATGCTGGTCCGGGCGTCGGAGTTCCATACCACCATGCAAGAGGGAGGGGACGTGCCCGTCTTTTGCTGGCTGCTCTATGCACGCGACTCTTCCGACTGCCCACGCACATTCCTCTCCAACCACCTGAGTCGAGTGGGTTTCAGCGGGGGTCTAGAGCAG GTGGAGATGTTTCTGCTCGGATATGCCTTGCAGTGCACCATCCAGGTCTACAGGCTGTACATGACAGACACTGAGGAGTTTGTCACCTATTATCCTGATGACCATAAGGAAGactggccctgtgtgtgtctggtcACAGAGGATGACCGCCACTACAACGTCCCAGTGGGACAGCACAATGGACTCCAAGTCCCAGAAGACGTCCCTCCAGACTGTTTGGACTCTAAGTCCCAGGCTGATTGCCACTGA